From the genome of Sulfurimonas paralvinellae:
TTCGTAAAAATTTATCAACGGCGAGCCGACTAGGATAATGATTTTACGCTTCCCTCAAGTAATTCTATTTTAAATAGACCTCTATCATCTTACTCTTTGCCATAAAATTTGTTCCGTAACCTAGCAGCTCATAAAAATCTTTATCGCTAAAACCTACACTATACAACTCTTCTAAATCATCCCTACTAAATTTATCAGCATTATATATGGCATCAATAACTTTACTAAGTAAAAGTTTTTGTTTTACATCAAATGGCAATTTGGAAATATTAGAGCATATGTCACCAAGTATCGCTTTATCTACTCCCATCTCTTGTAACATTTTTGTATTAAAACTTATACAATACTTCCTACACTCTTTTTGAGCTATACAGAGTCGCAAATATGGCAATAAATCTTCATCTATATTTGAATGATTTTTAAAGTACAGATTGTACTCTATAAAATCCATCAAAGATTTAGCATCAATTGTTGCAAATAATTCAAAGTGCGGCGGTACAAATCCAAGTGTTTTTTGAATTTTTTTATATATAAGTTTTAACTCACCTGTTGCTTCTTCTGCTTTTATGGGTTTTATAATAAACATTACCTACCTTTAGTTTAAACTAGACCTATCGGTCTGTTTTAAAAGTATAGTAATTTTATTCTTCAATTAGACTGAATGGTCTAATTTTAGTTTTTAAGTGATTGCAAATAATTTATAAGGTGTTGTACCGAGCTAAGATATTGCTCTTGAGAGGAATTTGAAGGACTAAGAGAGAGTGCACCCCATACTGTCGTTATGATATATGAAGAAAGAGAATCTTTATCTATATTTTGTTGTATTGAAGAGAAATTAAGAACTTTTTTTATTTTTATTTTTATATTTTTATAGATAATGTTGATTGCATTTTCAAAATCTTTATCTCTCGGTGACATCTCTTGATTCAGTCGATTGAGTGGACATCCATATATTAAAAGGTTCTCTTTTTGTGCTACTTGTAAAATTGATTCTATTACAGTATCTATACCATCTTTATCATCTCTTACATCAAGCGAATAAAACTCGTCCATTCTAGGTAAAAGTCGCTCTTTTATAACAGCTAGCACCATATCTTTTTTTGATTTAAAATGATGATAAAGTGAGCCTTTTGGTATACCGCACTCTTTAAGTATCATCGACATACTTGTACCGTTATACCCATGGATATAGACAAGTTCAAAGACTACATCAAGGATTTTTTCTCTGGTTGGTTGATTCATTTGTTCTTTACCCATTAGCTAAATAACCTTTTGTAGAAGCTGCCACTCAAAAGCCTGTTCTTGATTTTTAAAGATAGCCATAGCAGTATTCATTTTTGCAAATCCAAGCTTGCGATAGAAATCTTCTTTCCCTGGATATGAGTAGAGAATTATTTTATTATAACCGTTAGAAAATTCAACAAGTTTACCGACTATACTCTTGCCTATTCCTTGTCCTTGATACCTAGGATGTATCGCAACATCGCAAATATAGGAACAATCTACACCATCTGCCAAAGCTCTTCCGACACCTATTAGTTTCTCTTCTACATACACAAAACATTTATACAAACTATTTGAGAATACTACTTTTAAATCTTCTGCTTTTTTATCACCAAGCAAAGTTATTTTGTATAGGTTTGAGAGTTCATTATAATCTATACTCTCACAATCATATACCCATCGTATTGCTTTATTTTCCATTATTTACCTTAGTGTATTTACTGTCATGCTTACCTTACAAAAAATCCCATTTAACGAAGCCATAAAAGCACAATGTACTTCCTCAGCTTTTATCACCTCTTTGTGAAATATCAAGTCCTTCGTCGCACAAGCATTACTTATAAGTTCAATATTATAGCTTAAATTAAATCTAGCTCTCACTGTTGTATCTACACACATATGTGTCATAACACCGCAGATTATGAGATTGTTTATCTCTCTGCTTTGTAATTCCTCTTGTAAATTTGTCCCACGAAAACTATTTAATGGTGCTTTGTGACAACTGTGCTATCATTTATGTTAAAAGAAGGATGCAGCTCTACACCTTCACTATTTGGCAGAAAAAAAGTCGCGCCTTTTCTCATAGAGATATGCTGTATAAAAAATATTTCGTATTAAAACCGTTATATCTATTTGGTTTGCCGCCAAGTACATCATTGGCTATATGAGATTCAACCTCTGCTTCGAGTGTAGCTTCTGTAAGTTGTTTTATTAGTGGTGCTAAAAGCCCACCTTTACAGGTAAGCTTTTTTCCATTTCTGAATTCTTTTAAAATTTCATCAAAATCAAATTCTACTTCTTCATTCATTGTCAGTCCTTAATAGTATTTTATCAAACTGACACGGAATTTCTAACACTCCCTTTAAGTATACTAATTTTTTGGATACTTTGATAATATTTCTTGAAAATTTTTTAAAAAATTTTGAACTTCTTCTGGATTTTCCTGCATCCATAGATTAATAATTTTTACGGATTCTCGTCCCCAATATTTTTCTTGAGATTTAAACCATTCTTTAGCTTTTACTCTGTTTGTTTTTATTTCATTGTAATCTATATCTTTAAATGCTATTTGTCTCGTATAATCTGAATAAATTTTTTCAAGTTTATTTTCATCGATATTTTGAATTAAATCTGCTAGTAATAATTCTGGTGGATTCTGTCCTGGTAGTAAAATTATATTCTTTACTTTTTGAATTTTTTTCATTTGTTTTGCATTCCTTTTCACATCACCATCCAATACAACTAATGATTCAGGGAAAACAAACGAAGGTATTTTAAAATCAACTACTAACTGAATTAAATTATTACATCCAGTTGCCATCTTAATAAAATTAAATTTTGAAGATTCTCTTTTTATTAAACATTTAAAGAATAATCGACACTCATTATCTTCTGAAAATAAAAGTATTTTATTATTTTCTTTCTTCTTGCTATCTAATGCAACATTTAAATTTTGTTTTATTCTATTATAACTAATTCCATTATCGATAATAATTTCATTATTCCTAATTTTTAAAAATACAACTTTT
Proteins encoded in this window:
- a CDS encoding TetR/AcrR family transcriptional regulator, whose product is MGKEQMNQPTREKILDVVFELVYIHGYNGTSMSMILKECGIPKGSLYHHFKSKKDMVLAVIKERLLPRMDEFYSLDVRDDKDGIDTVIESILQVAQKENLLIYGCPLNRLNQEMSPRDKDFENAINIIYKNIKIKIKKVLNFSSIQQNIDKDSLSSYIITTVWGALSLSPSNSSQEQYLSSVQHLINYLQSLKN
- a CDS encoding GNAT family N-acetyltransferase yields the protein MENKAIRWVYDCESIDYNELSNLYKITLLGDKKAEDLKVVFSNSLYKCFVYVEEKLIGVGRALADGVDCSYICDVAIHPRYQGQGIGKSIVGKLVEFSNGYNKIILYSYPGKEDFYRKLGFAKMNTAMAIFKNQEQAFEWQLLQKVI